The Chryseobacterium sp. 52 genome includes a region encoding these proteins:
- a CDS encoding siderophore-interacting protein: MPSLPKWINDTLENVMSSKFKECTVIHTESVSAELRLIRFASDLEDVHFEPAYAIGIRVNEKDYRNYSPFNFNRNNGTFDVLFHLHDADSAGSSFVKQLSAGDSTKILMPRGKRFFDPNAEIHFSIGDETSLGSSLSIKEAAEDIGSSFVCLHELEESSTLKDLELYGYYAPKNDIQNIIEALNDFLKEEKQAVYNNEAVFYLTGNGNTMSVIRKFLKAKGIDGKCIRSQAYWMEGKRGM, from the coding sequence ATGCCAAGTTTACCCAAATGGATCAATGACACGTTAGAAAATGTCATGTCCTCAAAATTCAAAGAATGCACCGTTATCCATACAGAATCTGTTTCAGCAGAACTTCGTCTCATCCGCTTTGCTTCTGATTTGGAAGATGTTCATTTTGAACCTGCTTATGCCATCGGAATAAGAGTTAATGAAAAAGATTACCGTAATTATTCACCCTTTAATTTTAACAGGAATAATGGTACTTTCGATGTCTTATTTCATCTTCATGATGCCGACTCTGCAGGAAGCAGTTTTGTAAAACAACTCTCAGCAGGAGATTCTACAAAAATTTTAATGCCGAGAGGAAAACGGTTTTTTGATCCCAACGCAGAAATCCATTTCTCAATAGGTGATGAGACTTCACTCGGAAGCTCCCTGTCCATCAAAGAAGCAGCCGAAGATATTGGCAGTTCATTTGTCTGCCTTCACGAACTGGAAGAGTCTTCCACATTGAAAGACTTAGAGCTCTATGGTTATTATGCTCCCAAAAATGATATACAGAACATCATAGAAGCGTTAAACGATTTTCTGAAAGAAGAAAAACAAGCCGTTTACAATAATGAAGCCGTTTTCTACCTTACAGGAAACGGAAATACCATGTCCGTAATCCGGAAATTCCTTAAAGCAAAAGGCATTGATGGTAAGTGTATCAGGTCGCAGGCATATTGGATGGAAGGGAAGAGGGGGATGTAG
- a CDS encoding VOC family protein produces the protein MKLTSLRIIAKDIQQSVSFYEKVTGSAAQWYTEDFAELSTSTITLAIGSTRTMKLFGEDFTESAGSKNTITEFLVTNVDDEYKRIKDLTDDIVQEPTTMPWGNRSLLFCDPDGNLINFFTPVSPEAIKKFS, from the coding sequence ATGAAACTAACCTCATTAAGAATTATTGCTAAAGACATCCAACAATCGGTTTCGTTTTATGAAAAAGTAACAGGATCAGCAGCACAATGGTATACGGAAGATTTTGCAGAACTCTCTACCAGTACCATCACTCTAGCCATAGGAAGCACCCGTACCATGAAACTATTTGGTGAAGATTTTACAGAATCCGCAGGCAGTAAAAACACAATTACAGAGTTTCTTGTGACCAATGTAGATGATGAATATAAAAGGATTAAAGACCTGACAGACGATATTGTTCAGGAGCCCACTACCATGCCCTGGGGAAACCGGTCGCTTTTATTTTGTGATCCGGATGGGAATTTAATTAACTTTTTCACTCCGGTAAGTCCGGAAGCGATTAAGAAGTTCAGCTAA
- a CDS encoding alpha/beta fold hydrolase yields MKKLFFLLMLFSLTAVVKSAVPCRQNPIKIDTTEVVKIGGIKQFIKLQGTDETKPLLLFLHGGPGTSLIPVADAFTNKLKEQFVVIQWDQREAGETLKLNHSPEELSLGLLQKDTDELIKYLLKKFNRKKLFLVSHSFGSMLGFNFADKHPELLYAFIPISAIVDQRTSEKLTMDMLNKWAKETNNETAVKELALVKIPFEKEDDLFYSQKWLFIHNGVDFAKEDGFKAKYHEWLAVWFPMWKKSVTNNLFKTLPVLRCPVYFIEGNGDQQKSHYLVEDYYKFVKAPKKGMFWFEKSGHTVFNSEPDKLQQVIIEKILPETF; encoded by the coding sequence ATGAAAAAACTATTTTTTTTGTTGATGCTTTTTTCTCTAACCGCCGTAGTAAAAAGTGCAGTACCATGCAGACAAAATCCAATTAAAATCGATACAACAGAGGTTGTAAAAATAGGTGGAATCAAACAATTTATTAAACTACAAGGTACAGACGAGACCAAACCCTTATTGCTATTTCTTCATGGTGGACCGGGAACCTCATTAATTCCTGTGGCAGATGCCTTTACAAATAAGCTCAAAGAGCAGTTTGTGGTTATTCAATGGGATCAGAGAGAAGCTGGTGAAACTTTAAAACTGAATCATTCCCCTGAAGAACTTTCATTGGGTTTATTACAGAAAGATACTGATGAGTTAATAAAATACCTGCTGAAAAAGTTCAACCGCAAAAAACTTTTTCTGGTTTCCCATTCATTCGGATCGATGCTGGGTTTTAATTTTGCAGATAAACATCCCGAATTACTCTATGCTTTTATTCCTATCAGTGCTATTGTGGATCAAAGAACCAGTGAAAAGTTAACTATGGATATGCTGAATAAATGGGCTAAAGAAACCAACAACGAGACTGCTGTAAAAGAATTAGCATTGGTGAAAATTCCATTTGAAAAAGAAGACGATTTATTCTATTCACAAAAATGGTTATTCATTCATAACGGAGTTGATTTTGCAAAAGAAGATGGTTTTAAAGCAAAGTATCACGAGTGGCTGGCTGTGTGGTTTCCGATGTGGAAAAAATCTGTCACCAATAATCTTTTCAAAACTTTACCGGTATTGCGCTGTCCGGTATATTTTATAGAAGGCAACGGGGATCAGCAAAAATCCCATTACCTTGTTGAAGACTATTACAAGTTTGTAAAAGCACCCAAAAAAGGCATGTTTTGGTTTGAAAAATCAGGACATACTGTTTTTAATAGTGAACCGGATAAACTGCAACAGGTGATCATTGAAAAAATATTGCCCGAAACTTTTTAG
- a CDS encoding DUF4249 domain-containing protein, whose protein sequence is MKNIIFIILSLFIVTSCEKEIDLDLDDKSGNIVIEGNVTNQPGPYYVRITKSVAFTQANQYPAVTGAQVVISDNTGQTETLQYVGDGKYRTTAFTGVTGRTYTLKIQAEGKQYTAQSSMPEVVPFDGLTQDSFTFGSDTTYTLLPVFTDPPALGNRYLFNFTVNDIPKKTFEVFSDNINNGLVNQRPLFLPNEDTDDDPTDHKVAPGDIIYVEMQSIDNTVFTYYSALLQISGDGGGPDAGVTPSNPPSNINNGALGYFSAHTTQRKSIVIQ, encoded by the coding sequence ATGAAGAATATTATTTTTATCATATTATCGCTGTTTATAGTAACCTCTTGTGAAAAAGAGATCGATCTTGATCTTGATGATAAGAGCGGTAACATCGTCATAGAGGGTAATGTAACGAACCAGCCGGGACCTTACTATGTAAGAATCACGAAATCCGTAGCCTTTACACAAGCCAATCAATATCCTGCTGTTACAGGTGCTCAGGTTGTTATTAGTGACAATACGGGACAGACTGAAACCTTACAGTATGTTGGTGACGGAAAGTATAGAACCACTGCTTTTACCGGGGTAACAGGGCGTACCTACACACTGAAAATACAGGCAGAAGGAAAGCAGTACACTGCGCAGAGCAGTATGCCTGAGGTGGTTCCTTTTGATGGTCTTACCCAGGATTCTTTTACATTCGGGAGCGACACTACATATACTCTTTTACCGGTTTTCACAGATCCCCCGGCATTAGGAAACCGTTATCTTTTCAACTTCACGGTTAATGATATTCCTAAAAAGACTTTTGAGGTATTTTCAGATAATATCAACAACGGATTGGTCAATCAGAGACCTTTATTTCTTCCGAATGAAGATACAGATGATGATCCTACTGATCATAAGGTGGCTCCCGGAGATATTATTTATGTAGAAATGCAGTCCATCGACAATACTGTATTTACTTATTATTCTGCACTTCTGCAGATTTCAGGAGACGGCGGCGGACCTGATGCAGGCGTTACACCTTCCAACCCTCCAAGCAATATCAACAATGGTGCTTTAGGTTATTTCTCGGCTCATACAACGCAGAGAAAAAGCATTGTGATTCAATAG
- a CDS encoding TonB-dependent receptor — translation MQKLFFKAAATAAVLCFSSMALAQQKYSVSGTVKDHKNGELLIGVTVKVSEDPSISVMANEYGFYSLSLPEGNYTLIVSYPGYRDFEQAIKVEQNTKMDLPLNQEDNKVGKIDEVVISGIKKDKNLTTAQMGTETLSIKNIEKLPVLFGEKDVMKTIQLLPGIKSNGEGSSGFSVRGGATDQNLILLDEAPVYNASHLLGFFSTFNSDALKDASIIKGNSPAQYGGRLSSVMDVKMKDGNNKDYNVNGGIGLISSRLSVEGPIQKEKSSFIVSGRRTYADLFLKSSDDYKDSKLYFYDLNLKANYQINDNNRLYLSGYFGRDVLGLGDTFSTDWGNTTATLRWNSIINSKLFSNTSLIYSNYNYKISLKSNDNTFGLDSQIEDFNLKQDFTWFAGNKHSVRFGLQSIYHTITPSSASGTSVSSFPRNPRKSWENAVYINDDFKANDKLTVNYGLRLSTFSVLGGDTFNTYENGVITDSRFLEKGKFGKTYFNLEPRVTANYRINEVSSIKAGYSRNTQNLHLLSNSSSGNPTDQWIGSSYSVKPEIADQISAGYSRNFNNNNYELNAEIYYKSMKNQIDFKNGAQITFDTAADVESELLYGKGRAYGLELIAKKKSGRLTGWISYTLSKTERKIDGINDNEWYNARMDKTHDLSIVATYELTKKWSLSGLFLYSTGNAVTFPTAKYELNGQTIFQYSSRNADRMPAYHRMDLSATYEPESTKRFKGSWSFGIYNIYGRENAYTIRFEDNPNNPGTTRAMQTSLFRWVPNITYNFKF, via the coding sequence ATGCAAAAATTGTTTTTTAAAGCTGCTGCCACGGCCGCTGTACTCTGTTTCAGCTCTATGGCTCTGGCACAGCAAAAATACTCAGTAAGCGGTACCGTGAAAGATCACAAGAATGGCGAGCTGCTGATCGGGGTTACTGTAAAGGTAAGCGAAGATCCGTCGATTTCTGTGATGGCCAACGAATATGGCTTTTACTCGCTGTCGCTTCCTGAGGGAAACTATACACTGATTGTTTCTTATCCGGGCTACAGGGATTTTGAGCAGGCGATTAAAGTGGAACAGAACACAAAAATGGATCTGCCGCTTAATCAGGAGGACAACAAAGTAGGAAAAATCGATGAAGTGGTAATCTCAGGAATCAAAAAGGATAAAAACCTTACCACAGCTCAGATGGGAACTGAGACTTTAAGCATCAAGAATATAGAAAAGCTTCCTGTTTTATTCGGGGAGAAGGATGTCATGAAAACAATACAGCTTCTACCGGGAATCAAAAGCAACGGTGAAGGAAGCAGCGGATTCAGTGTGCGTGGCGGTGCTACGGACCAGAACCTTATCTTATTGGATGAAGCACCTGTTTACAATGCCTCTCACCTGCTGGGATTCTTCAGTACCTTCAACAGTGATGCCCTGAAAGATGCCAGTATTATCAAAGGAAACAGCCCTGCCCAATACGGAGGACGTCTTTCTTCTGTAATGGATGTTAAGATGAAGGACGGAAATAACAAGGATTATAATGTGAATGGAGGAATAGGCCTGATCAGCAGCCGACTGAGTGTGGAAGGACCTATTCAGAAGGAAAAATCATCGTTCATTGTTTCAGGAAGAAGAACGTATGCGGATCTGTTTCTGAAGTCATCCGATGACTATAAGGACAGTAAACTGTATTTCTATGACCTTAATTTAAAAGCGAATTATCAGATCAATGATAACAACCGTCTTTATTTGTCGGGATATTTCGGAAGAGATGTTTTGGGACTGGGAGATACTTTCTCTACAGACTGGGGAAATACAACAGCTACACTCCGCTGGAACAGTATTATCAACAGTAAGTTGTTTTCCAATACTTCATTAATATACAGCAATTATAATTATAAGATCAGCTTAAAAAGCAATGACAATACTTTTGGTTTAGATTCGCAGATTGAGGATTTTAATCTTAAGCAGGATTTTACCTGGTTTGCAGGAAATAAGCATTCTGTACGTTTCGGACTGCAGTCTATTTACCACACAATTACTCCGAGCAGTGCTTCAGGTACGAGCGTAAGCAGTTTCCCCCGAAATCCAAGAAAGTCATGGGAAAATGCAGTATACATCAATGATGATTTTAAAGCAAATGACAAGCTGACTGTAAATTACGGTTTAAGGCTTTCTACATTCAGTGTACTGGGTGGCGATACCTTTAATACCTATGAAAATGGTGTCATTACAGACAGCAGGTTTTTAGAAAAGGGCAAGTTCGGAAAAACCTATTTCAATCTTGAACCAAGAGTTACTGCCAATTACCGCATCAATGAGGTGAGCAGCATCAAAGCAGGATATTCCCGTAACACCCAGAATCTGCACCTTCTGAGCAACAGCAGCAGCGGAAATCCTACAGACCAGTGGATCGGGAGCAGCTACAGCGTAAAACCGGAAATAGCAGACCAGATCAGTGCAGGATACAGCAGAAATTTCAATAACAATAATTATGAATTGAATGCTGAGATCTATTACAAGTCTATGAAGAATCAGATCGACTTTAAAAATGGTGCGCAGATTACTTTTGATACGGCAGCTGATGTAGAAAGTGAATTGCTGTACGGTAAAGGCAGAGCTTACGGACTGGAACTTATCGCGAAAAAGAAAAGCGGAAGACTAACGGGATGGATCTCTTATACTTTGTCTAAAACTGAACGAAAAATAGACGGCATCAACGATAATGAATGGTATAATGCCAGAATGGACAAAACGCATGATCTTTCTATTGTGGCTACCTATGAACTGACCAAAAAATGGTCTTTATCAGGATTGTTCCTTTACAGCACCGGAAACGCAGTTACTTTTCCAACGGCAAAGTATGAGCTGAACGGTCAGACCATATTTCAGTACAGCAGCAGGAATGCAGACCGTATGCCTGCTTACCACAGAATGGACCTGAGCGCTACTTATGAACCAGAATCTACAAAACGTTTCAAAGGCTCATGGTCATTTGGTATTTATAATATCTACGGCCGTGAAAATGCTTACACCATCAGGTTTGAAGACAATCCGAATAACCCGGGAACTACCCGCGCTATGCAGACTTCATTATTCCGTTGGGTACCTAACATCACTTATAATTTCAAATTTTAG
- a CDS encoding serine hydrolase domain-containing protein has protein sequence MKNLKIYLALIIVLAGQSISAQIKTIKGKNISAKQMETFIKNQMDSLDIRALSIALIANDKIVYHKAVGTKNIQKEPVDNQTIFEAASMTKPIFAYVVLKLAKENILNLDTPLYTYYPYKDIAYDDRYKLITARMVLDHSTGFPNRRENNKLTINFTPGTKFDYSGEGYEYLAQVVEHLTGKKTDKLIEEYALKPMSIKNSYMSYNEYVAKHLTDGIKENNERARNEPYLQPNVAYSLYTDSQEYAKFVARLIKESNTSNSIFQSMATPQLEIHEPDMDPNLKMSIGLGVFVQKTPYGLKYFHGGSNGNCYNSLFQLYRDSKMGAVYFIAGCKQYEFAKRLDEFLIRGR, from the coding sequence ATGAAAAATTTAAAAATTTACCTCGCACTGATCATCGTACTTGCCGGTCAAAGTATATCTGCCCAGATAAAAACCATTAAGGGAAAGAATATTTCTGCTAAACAAATGGAAACGTTTATTAAGAATCAGATGGATTCACTTGACATTCGTGCCCTTTCAATTGCATTGATAGCCAATGATAAAATAGTATATCATAAGGCTGTCGGAACTAAAAACATCCAGAAGGAGCCTGTAGATAATCAGACGATTTTCGAAGCGGCATCAATGACAAAACCTATATTCGCCTACGTTGTTCTGAAACTTGCGAAAGAAAATATTCTTAACTTAGATACTCCTCTTTATACGTATTATCCTTATAAAGATATTGCCTATGATGATCGTTATAAATTAATCACCGCAAGAATGGTTTTAGACCACAGTACAGGATTTCCAAACAGAAGAGAAAACAATAAGCTGACGATAAATTTTACTCCAGGTACTAAATTCGACTATTCCGGTGAAGGTTATGAATATCTTGCCCAGGTAGTAGAACATCTAACGGGGAAAAAAACAGATAAACTCATTGAAGAATATGCATTGAAGCCAATGTCTATCAAGAATTCTTATATGTCCTACAATGAATATGTAGCAAAACATTTAACAGACGGGATAAAAGAAAACAATGAAAGAGCCAGAAACGAACCTTATCTGCAACCCAATGTAGCTTACAGCTTATATACCGATTCTCAGGAATACGCCAAGTTTGTGGCAAGATTAATCAAAGAAAGCAATACCTCAAACAGCATATTCCAGTCGATGGCCACTCCTCAATTAGAAATTCACGAACCGGATATGGACCCGAATTTAAAAATGTCCATCGGTTTAGGGGTATTTGTGCAGAAAACACCTTACGGTCTAAAATATTTTCATGGCGGAAGTAACGGCAACTGTTACAACTCTTTGTTTCAGCTGTACAGAGATTCAAAAATGGGAGCTGTTTATTTTATTGCCGGCTGCAAGCAGTATGAATTTGCAAAAAGACTTGATGAATTTTTAATCCGAGGAAGATAG
- a CDS encoding helix-turn-helix domain-containing protein, translating into MKFTAIKSCYIGPEISPEQFVQEHFFLFLIKGRISGYDGTGHYSLKPGEGCIVRKNHLARYSKQKESGEFEKIVIIFDEAFLKKFREKHPVAEQKFLPHEAFIHVEKTDLISGYIQSLQSYYTESGNINPVFSDLKREELLLILLHMQPELSGVFFDFGVPGKLDMKTFMQKNYKFNVNIERFAYLTGRSLSGFKRDFKDVFNETPSRWLVKKRLQEAWFLMDKKKQKPSDFYIDLGFEDLSHFSFAFKKEFGVSPSQLVK; encoded by the coding sequence ATGAAATTTACAGCAATCAAATCCTGCTATATCGGTCCGGAAATCTCCCCAGAGCAGTTTGTTCAGGAACATTTCTTTTTATTTCTCATAAAAGGAAGGATCAGTGGCTATGACGGAACCGGACATTACTCTTTAAAGCCGGGTGAAGGCTGTATTGTCCGTAAAAATCATCTTGCCCGATACAGCAAGCAAAAAGAAAGCGGTGAATTTGAAAAGATTGTCATTATTTTTGATGAAGCATTTTTAAAAAAATTCCGGGAAAAACATCCGGTTGCGGAACAGAAGTTTTTGCCTCATGAAGCCTTTATCCATGTAGAGAAAACAGATCTTATTTCCGGTTATATACAGTCGCTGCAGTCATACTATACAGAATCTGGGAACATCAATCCTGTTTTTTCCGATCTTAAAAGAGAAGAGCTTCTGCTTATCCTGCTTCATATGCAGCCTGAGCTTTCAGGAGTATTCTTTGATTTTGGAGTTCCCGGAAAGCTTGATATGAAAACTTTTATGCAGAAAAATTATAAATTCAATGTCAATATAGAGCGTTTTGCCTATCTCACCGGAAGAAGCTTATCAGGATTTAAAAGAGACTTCAAAGACGTATTCAATGAAACACCAAGCCGATGGCTCGTGAAGAAACGTCTGCAGGAAGCCTGGTTTTTAATGGATAAAAAGAAGCAGAAACCCTCAGATTTTTATATTGATCTCGGGTTTGAGGACCTGTCGCATTTTTCCTTTGCCTTTAAAAAAGAATTTGGTGTATCACCCAGCCAACTGGTGAAATAA
- a CDS encoding MBL fold metallo-hydrolase, with translation MKRIFKILKWSVAVILFLAVVLTAVTYFYMRQPKFGALPEGKRWEQVKKSPHYKDGKFRNLVEKPIISEGYSILGESWKTLFEEFPRREPVDVLPSVKTDLKSLPADSNVMVWFGHSSFFLQVDGVKILVDPVFSGNASPLPGSVKAYKGSDIYTADDMPEIDYMLLSHDHYDHLDYETVKALQSKVKHVVCGLGAGAHYERWGYSTRQIIEKDWYEKVEVKPGFNIFTESTHHDSGRGFTGAQALWLSFYIQSPSMNIFYSGDGGYDSRFKSIAQKYPRIDWAIMECGQYNKAWQSVHELPEEVAQATLELNARNMIPVHHSKFTLGQHPWDEPLIKISALSQSKPYRLATPMIGEKVLLDNSSQVFKQWWKNVK, from the coding sequence ATGAAAAGAATATTTAAAATTCTAAAATGGAGCGTAGCTGTGATATTGTTTCTTGCAGTTGTATTAACAGCAGTTACCTATTTCTATATGCGCCAGCCAAAGTTTGGAGCATTACCCGAAGGAAAAAGATGGGAACAGGTGAAAAAGTCACCTCATTATAAAGACGGAAAGTTTAGAAATCTGGTAGAAAAACCCATTATTTCAGAAGGGTACAGTATCTTGGGGGAAAGCTGGAAAACACTATTTGAGGAATTTCCACGCCGCGAACCTGTAGATGTATTGCCTTCTGTAAAAACAGATTTAAAATCACTTCCTGCTGACAGCAATGTGATGGTCTGGTTCGGGCATTCTTCTTTTTTTCTTCAGGTAGATGGCGTGAAAATATTGGTAGATCCTGTATTCAGTGGGAATGCGTCACCATTACCCGGAAGCGTAAAAGCATATAAAGGAAGTGATATTTATACCGCAGATGATATGCCGGAGATCGATTATATGCTGCTTTCCCATGATCATTATGACCATCTCGACTATGAAACGGTAAAAGCTTTACAGTCAAAAGTGAAGCATGTGGTTTGTGGTTTGGGAGCAGGAGCCCATTATGAACGCTGGGGCTACAGTACCCGGCAGATTATAGAAAAAGACTGGTACGAAAAAGTAGAGGTGAAACCGGGATTCAACATTTTTACGGAATCTACCCATCATGATTCCGGGAGAGGTTTTACGGGTGCACAGGCATTGTGGTTATCATTTTATATTCAGTCACCGTCCATGAATATTTTTTACAGTGGTGATGGAGGATACGACAGCCGTTTTAAATCCATTGCCCAAAAATATCCCCGTATAGATTGGGCGATTATGGAATGTGGACAATACAATAAAGCATGGCAGTCGGTACACGAACTGCCGGAAGAAGTTGCACAGGCTACTTTAGAATTGAATGCCAGAAATATGATTCCCGTACATCACTCCAAATTTACATTGGGACAGCATCCGTGGGATGAACCCCTCATCAAGATAAGTGCCTTGTCTCAATCCAAACCCTACAGGCTGGCTACACCTATGATCGGTGAAAAAGTACTGCTAGACAACAGTTCACAGGTTTTCAAACAATGGTGGAAAAACGTAAAGTAA
- a CDS encoding AraC family transcriptional regulator, whose product MKQTIPTYDLTSITKHGILIERIEKKTISIEDNLFDKGIHRDSHYIFTFLESGRAKMMVDFKTIEARDSAVFFLLPGQVHEGILMEDVNGWFVAVKADLLPDTVRTVFEESLVDIQPVTIDENWIKKLNACAEMLQISYTEEMMATKEGFLVIQSLVNAFTGLYALIFLGENSPEISSESRAVQLTRQFRVLVRKEFKTIKSPSAYAEALNISRGYLTDVIREVTGKSAQYWIHQEILIEAKRLLSFTQLTVKEISYELGYSDHAYFSRLFSKVEGYPPSEFRYKTQK is encoded by the coding sequence ATGAAGCAGACCATTCCTACCTACGACCTTACCAGTATTACAAAGCATGGCATTCTGATTGAAAGAATTGAAAAAAAGACGATCAGTATCGAAGATAACCTTTTTGATAAAGGCATTCACCGTGACAGTCATTATATTTTTACATTTTTAGAAAGCGGCCGTGCCAAGATGATGGTCGACTTTAAAACAATAGAAGCAAGGGACAGTGCTGTTTTTTTTCTCCTTCCTGGGCAAGTGCATGAAGGTATTTTGATGGAAGATGTCAATGGATGGTTTGTTGCAGTTAAAGCAGATCTGCTGCCTGATACCGTAAGAACTGTTTTTGAAGAGTCATTGGTGGATATACAGCCTGTCACCATTGATGAAAACTGGATTAAAAAGCTCAATGCATGTGCAGAAATGCTTCAGATATCCTATACTGAAGAAATGATGGCGACCAAAGAAGGATTTCTGGTTATTCAGTCTTTGGTAAATGCTTTTACAGGTTTGTATGCTCTTATTTTTTTAGGTGAAAACAGCCCGGAAATATCCAGTGAAAGCCGTGCTGTTCAGTTGACCAGACAATTCAGGGTATTAGTCAGGAAAGAATTTAAAACCATTAAAAGTCCATCAGCTTATGCAGAGGCTTTAAATATTTCACGAGGGTATCTTACAGATGTTATCCGGGAAGTGACAGGAAAATCTGCACAATACTGGATTCATCAGGAAATTTTAATAGAGGCGAAGAGACTCTTGTCTTTCACACAACTTACAGTAAAAGAAATCAGCTACGAACTGGGCTATAGCGACCATGCGTATTTTTCCCGTTTATTTTCTAAAGTGGAAGGCTATCCACCATCAGAATTCAGGTATAAAACTCAAAAGTAA
- a CDS encoding LysE family translocator — MIPLHELLFFVLAALILVISPGPNMVYLISKSITQGKRSGLISLAGVVCGFLFHIVMVSFGLTAVLLAVPLAYTVLKTLGTVYLLYLAYQAIKPDSKNIFEVDKSGSHDSPKKLFTVGFLTNVLNPKVAVFYLSFFPQFIKPEYGSVFTQSLELGVVQTFISFSVNFIIVLTAARVAAFFAGNPSWVKIQKWFMASVLTFLAVKMALSKAK; from the coding sequence ATGATTCCACTTCACGAACTGTTATTTTTTGTTCTGGCTGCACTTATTTTGGTGATAAGTCCGGGTCCAAACATGGTCTATTTGATTTCAAAATCTATAACACAGGGGAAAAGATCAGGATTGATTTCACTGGCTGGCGTCGTATGTGGTTTTCTGTTTCATATCGTCATGGTATCTTTTGGGCTCACAGCCGTATTGCTTGCAGTTCCATTGGCTTATACCGTTCTGAAGACACTTGGAACAGTTTATCTTTTATATTTAGCTTATCAGGCAATTAAACCTGACAGCAAAAATATATTTGAAGTTGATAAAAGCGGTTCGCATGACAGCCCTAAAAAGCTTTTCACTGTGGGTTTCCTGACAAATGTACTGAATCCGAAAGTTGCCGTATTTTACCTCTCTTTCTTTCCTCAGTTCATTAAACCCGAATATGGGTCTGTTTTTACACAGAGTCTGGAACTGGGAGTGGTACAGACTTTTATAAGCTTCAGTGTTAATTTTATCATTGTACTCACCGCAGCAAGAGTAGCTGCATTTTTTGCAGGGAATCCTTCTTGGGTGAAGATACAAAAGTGGTTTATGGCAAGTGTATTGACTTTTTTAGCTGTGAAAATGGCACTTTCAAAAGCTAAGTAA
- a CDS encoding GLPGLI family protein, which translates to MKKTILLLHFLIVTSVFGQKKFDVVFEADYQLDYKLNKASNYKKITTFALLINQNASFFKNMNKYIADSLEMEKADVSLSESMKYVTDFRETIGTTSAKLYVTTEINYLDYLYEEVNDIHWKVKNEFKTVLGFKCQKAETIKYGRTWMAWFTADIPFQYGPYKFNGLPGLITELYDSKDEYHYTLYSFRKRKYTYKSANIARNAKKTTKEKIWQLLKNKGAGRMQVHEQFIENKDDLEMIRRNVIEAEKNLNPLELSIY; encoded by the coding sequence ATGAAAAAGACCATACTTCTGCTTCATTTCTTAATCGTAACATCTGTCTTTGGTCAGAAAAAATTCGATGTGGTTTTTGAAGCTGATTATCAACTAGACTACAAGCTGAATAAAGCCAGTAATTACAAAAAAATAACAACTTTTGCTCTGCTGATCAATCAAAATGCTTCTTTTTTCAAAAATATGAATAAGTATATCGCAGATTCTTTAGAAATGGAAAAAGCAGACGTGTCTTTGAGTGAATCTATGAAGTATGTCACAGATTTTCGGGAAACAATCGGTACTACATCTGCAAAACTCTATGTCACAACAGAAATTAACTATCTTGATTATTTGTATGAAGAAGTAAACGATATACATTGGAAAGTAAAAAATGAATTTAAGACTGTTCTGGGCTTCAAATGTCAAAAAGCAGAAACAATCAAATACGGAAGAACTTGGATGGCCTGGTTTACGGCTGATATTCCCTTTCAATATGGACCTTATAAATTTAATGGTCTCCCTGGCCTGATTACTGAATTGTATGATAGTAAAGATGAATATCATTATACTTTATATTCTTTCAGAAAAAGAAAATACACTTACAAATCAGCTAATATTGCCAGAAATGCAAAGAAAACAACGAAAGAAAAGATTTGGCAACTTTTAAAAAATAAAGGAGCTGGCAGAATGCAGGTTCATGAGCAATTTATTGAAAATAAGGATGACCTGGAAATGATAAGGCGCAATGTAATAGAAGCGGAAAAAAATCTAAATCCTCTTGAATTAAGCATATATTAA